A DNA window from Flavisolibacter ginsenosidimutans contains the following coding sequences:
- the ligA gene encoding NAD-dependent DNA ligase LigA yields MYELHISRKNFFAPIFTRMNADVKTLQQATLELLKEIKEDKLSTKGIDRLRNVLRFHEHRYYVQSDPLISDFEYDTLYKGLEVLEKEAPDLITPDSPTQRVAKGLTKDFPNVPHLVPMLSLDNSYDSEDLLDFDRKARELTGLNEIEYCVEPKFDGASISLIYEGDGLERGATRGDGVRGDDITPNIKQIRTIPLSAKFSDYGLQTVEIRGEVLINKNNFKKFNEGLTEQGLAPLANPRNAAAGTLRIKDPLEVKRRNLEAFVYHVSYYVTDDGLRMTDDSERDDSKETPSSVNSHLSSSLLTHSGTLDMLWSLGFRSPAKEKKVLKGIQAVIDYCNEFESQRDDLPYEIDGMVIKVNDFELQDKMGMTTHHPRWAMAYKFKARQATSKLLRIEYQIGRTGNVGPVAKIEPVHIGGVTVSSVSLFNEDVIREKDIRIGDTVLVERAGDVIPYIVKALTELRTGNEQPIVFPKCCPSCGDEIVRTAEEAAWRCVNINCPAQVLERLMHFASKDAMDIRGLGEANIKKFYDLGLLKSIPQIYQLDFEALSKLEGFGKKSIENLQAAIANSKSQPLHRLIFALGIRFVGETIAKTLANAVNHLLDLKNFDEEKLKTLEDVGPKVAGSVVQFFANEDNIHMLHELESLGLQLKNEKKEAASDGNLDGQSFLFTGTLHKLKRSDAEELVEKNGGKIVSGVSSKLNYLVVGDDAGSKLEKAKKIASIRILSEDQFLEMVNT; encoded by the coding sequence ATGTACGAATTACACATTAGCCGGAAAAATTTTTTCGCCCCTATTTTTACACGCATGAACGCCGATGTAAAAACGCTCCAACAAGCCACGCTGGAACTGCTGAAAGAAATTAAAGAAGACAAACTGTCCACAAAAGGTATTGACCGGCTTCGCAACGTATTGCGCTTTCACGAGCACCGGTATTACGTGCAAAGCGATCCGCTGATTTCGGATTTTGAATACGACACTTTGTACAAAGGGCTTGAGGTATTAGAAAAGGAAGCGCCGGATTTAATTACACCGGATTCTCCTACCCAACGTGTGGCCAAAGGGTTAACGAAAGACTTTCCGAACGTGCCGCACTTGGTGCCCATGCTATCGCTCGACAACTCATACGACAGCGAAGATCTTTTGGACTTTGACCGCAAGGCAAGAGAACTAACGGGCTTAAATGAAATTGAATACTGCGTTGAACCAAAGTTTGACGGCGCCAGCATCTCATTGATTTACGAAGGCGATGGCTTGGAAAGAGGCGCTACCCGCGGCGACGGCGTTCGCGGCGACGACATCACACCAAACATCAAACAAATCAGAACCATTCCGCTGTCGGCAAAATTTTCTGACTACGGTTTGCAAACGGTAGAGATACGCGGCGAGGTTTTGATCAACAAGAACAACTTTAAAAAATTCAACGAAGGATTGACCGAGCAAGGGCTTGCACCTTTAGCAAACCCGCGCAACGCTGCTGCAGGAACGTTGCGTATCAAGGATCCCTTAGAAGTAAAACGAAGAAACCTTGAAGCTTTCGTTTATCACGTTAGTTATTATGTAACGGATGACGGGTTACGGATGACGGATGACAGCGAGAGAGACGACAGCAAAGAAACACCGTCATCCGTCAACAGTCATCTGTCATCTTCACTCCTCACACATTCCGGCACACTGGACATGCTTTGGAGCCTCGGCTTTCGTTCTCCTGCAAAAGAAAAAAAAGTGTTGAAAGGCATACAAGCCGTGATTGATTATTGCAACGAATTTGAATCGCAACGCGATGACCTTCCTTATGAAATAGACGGCATGGTAATTAAAGTAAACGACTTTGAACTGCAGGACAAGATGGGCATGACCACGCACCATCCGCGGTGGGCAATGGCCTATAAATTCAAAGCAAGGCAAGCCACTTCGAAATTGCTTCGCATCGAATATCAAATTGGCCGCACGGGCAATGTGGGTCCTGTTGCCAAGATTGAACCCGTGCACATCGGCGGTGTAACGGTCAGTTCCGTTTCACTTTTCAATGAAGACGTGATTCGCGAAAAAGACATTCGCATTGGCGATACGGTTTTGGTAGAAAGAGCGGGTGATGTGATTCCGTACATCGTGAAAGCATTGACCGAGTTGCGTACGGGCAACGAACAGCCAATTGTTTTTCCGAAATGTTGTCCTTCCTGCGGCGATGAAATTGTGCGCACCGCCGAAGAAGCCGCGTGGCGTTGTGTGAACATCAATTGTCCTGCGCAAGTGCTGGAGCGATTGATGCACTTTGCGTCGAAAGACGCGATGGACATTCGCGGTCTCGGCGAAGCCAATATCAAAAAGTTTTACGACCTCGGCTTGCTTAAATCTATCCCCCAGATTTATCAATTAGACTTTGAGGCTCTCAGCAAGCTCGAAGGTTTTGGAAAAAAGTCAATTGAAAACCTGCAAGCGGCAATCGCCAATTCAAAATCGCAGCCGCTGCACCGTTTGATTTTTGCACTGGGCATTCGCTTCGTAGGCGAAACAATCGCGAAGACATTGGCCAATGCCGTCAACCATTTGCTTGACTTGAAAAACTTTGACGAAGAGAAATTAAAAACGTTGGAAGACGTTGGGCCGAAAGTAGCGGGCAGCGTGGTGCAGTTTTTTGCCAACGAAGACAACATCCACATGCTTCACGAACTGGAAAGCCTGGGCCTTCAACTGAAGAATGAAAAGAAGGAAGCGGCCAGCGACGGCAATCTTGACGGACAAAGTTTTTTGTTCACCGGTACTTTGCACAAATTAAAACGCAGCGACGCCGAAGAATTGGTGGAAAAGAACGGCGGCAAGATTGTTTCCGGAGTGAGCAGCAAGCTGAATTATTTGGTTGTAGGCGATGATGCCGGCAGCAAGCTGGAAAAAGCTAAGAAGATTGCGAGCATAAGAATTTTAAGCGAAGACCAGTTTTTGGAGATGGTGAACACCTGA
- the lptB gene encoding LPS export ABC transporter ATP-binding protein has product MSIRIHTHDLVKRYGKRTVVNHASVEVRQGEIVGLLGPNGAGKTTTFYMVVGLIKPDEGAVYLDDEDITKLAMYKRAQLGIGYLPQEASVFRKLSVEDNISAVLEMTKLSRKQQKEKLESLLDEFRLHHVRKSPGDVLSGGERRRTEIARALAVDPKFILLDEPFAGIDPIAVEDIQAIVAKLKYKNIGILITDHNVTETLSICDRAYLLIEGKIFQHGTAEELAINEDVKKLYLGRNFELKRKDYLYEGLRETKAASLESIVRNLDDLYARESNTSLRLEAAESVAATAASLSETNDEAINSRMQLDKQFSETVNAIEIFLSEKGDNELKTEVANIFEAGYERRKTVDALLNTFRRYQLQNETV; this is encoded by the coding sequence ATGAGCATCCGCATTCATACACACGACTTGGTGAAGCGCTACGGCAAACGCACGGTGGTGAACCACGCATCTGTTGAAGTAAGGCAAGGAGAAATTGTGGGCTTACTGGGGCCCAACGGCGCCGGCAAAACCACCACGTTTTACATGGTTGTGGGTTTGATCAAGCCCGACGAAGGCGCTGTGTACCTGGACGACGAGGACATTACCAAACTGGCCATGTACAAGCGGGCGCAGTTGGGCATTGGTTATTTGCCGCAAGAGGCTTCGGTATTTCGAAAGTTGAGTGTGGAAGATAACATCAGTGCGGTGCTGGAAATGACGAAGCTTTCGCGCAAGCAACAGAAAGAAAAACTCGAAAGTTTGCTGGATGAATTTCGTCTGCATCACGTACGCAAAAGTCCCGGCGACGTATTGAGCGGTGGCGAGCGACGACGTACCGAAATTGCCCGTGCACTGGCCGTTGATCCCAAATTTATTTTGCTCGACGAACCCTTTGCGGGCATTGACCCCATTGCGGTGGAAGACATTCAGGCCATCGTTGCTAAACTCAAATACAAAAACATCGGCATCCTGATTACCGATCACAACGTAACCGAAACGCTTTCCATTTGCGACCGTGCTTATTTGCTGATCGAAGGAAAAATTTTTCAGCACGGTACGGCGGAAGAACTGGCCATAAACGAAGACGTGAAGAAATTGTATTTGGGACGAAACTTTGAGTTGAAGCGGAAGGATTATTTGTACGAAGGTTTGCGAGAAACGAAAGCGGCCAGTTTGGAGAGCATCGTTCGTAACCTGGATGATTTGTATGCAAGGGAAAGCAACACCAGTCTGCGGTTAGAGGCTGCAGAATCCGTTGCGGCTACAGCGGCAAGTCTTTCCGAAACGAACGATGAAGCCATTAACAGCCGTATGCAACTGGATAAGCAATTTTCGGAAACCGTCAACGCAATCGAAATCTTTCTCTCCGAAAAAGGCGACAACGAATTGAAAACAGAAGTGGCAAATATTTTTGAAGCAGGTTATGAAAGAAGAAAAACGGTTGATGCTTTACTAAACACGTTTCGCAGGTATCAATTGCAAAATGAAACCGTGTAA